In Nitrospirota bacterium, a single window of DNA contains:
- a CDS encoding DUF4279 domain-containing protein, which yields MKYDDKYTSCKRTYASLCIYPGEILPEEITKRLKTEPTEIVHKGDLDYKGRKRKLHGWFLRTQGVIKSRDSRRHIDWIIERIKNRKTEIKKLQSQGAEMYITCLWLPRGYGGGPTISPPQMAELSKLNIEVWWDIYCALENNE from the coding sequence ATGAAATACGACGATAAATATACATCTTGCAAACGCACCTATGCCAGCCTGTGTATCTATCCTGGTGAAATCCTGCCCGAAGAAATAACAAAACGGCTAAAGACCGAACCAACGGAAATTGTCCACAAAGGCGATCTTGATTACAAAGGCAGAAAGAGAAAGCTTCACGGCTGGTTTTTAAGGACTCAGGGCGTTATTAAATCTCGCGACTCTCGACGCCATATTGATTGGATAATCGAAAGAATTAAGAACAGGAAAACTGAAATCAAAAAGCTCCAATCCCAGGGGGCAGAAATGTATATCACATGCTTATGGCTTCCTCGGGGGTACGGAGGTGGTCCAACTATCAGTCCCCCTCAGATGGCAGAGCTATCAAAACTAAACATTGAGGTCTGGTGGGATATCTATTGCGCCTTGGAAAACAATGAATAA
- a CDS encoding TraR/DksA family transcriptional regulator yields the protein MNKTEIEQFKHKLLSLRSELQDLEKASIEAAKPVELDQAGMGRLSLMSAMIAQRRSEEGSRLPQRQLLKIEGALRRIESGEYGKCFMCEEDIEAQRLSVDPTDTRCMKCIEE from the coding sequence ATGAACAAAACAGAGATTGAACAATTCAAACACAAGCTGCTCAGTCTTCGATCCGAACTCCAGGACCTTGAAAAAGCTTCGATAGAAGCGGCAAAGCCGGTGGAATTGGATCAAGCCGGCATGGGCCGCCTTTCCCTCATGAGTGCCATGATAGCGCAGCGAAGGTCAGAGGAAGGCTCAAGGCTTCCGCAGCGTCAACTCCTGAAAATTGAAGGAGCTTTGCGTCGCATCGAATCCGGTGAATACGGTAAATGCTTTATGTGCGAGGAAGACATTGAGGCCCAGAGGCTTTCCGTAGATCCGACAGACACACGCTGCATGAAATGTATCGAGGAATAG